The following coding sequences are from one Cryomorphaceae bacterium 1068 window:
- a CDS encoding helix-turn-helix domain-containing protein, which produces MSSNIRVPKICQHCGTEFIAKTTVTKFCGDNCAKRAYKKRKRDQKVQEIAPTAVQKQEYNQEQVRDKDFLSIAETCKLLGASRMTLYRQIKNGKIQAAKIGSRTIIKREEIEKLFQA; this is translated from the coding sequence ATGAGCAGCAACATTCGAGTTCCCAAAATCTGTCAGCATTGCGGTACTGAGTTTATCGCCAAGACTACTGTGACCAAATTCTGTGGTGATAACTGTGCTAAGCGTGCCTACAAGAAACGCAAGAGAGATCAGAAGGTACAGGAGATTGCCCCTACTGCGGTACAGAAACAAGAATACAATCAGGAGCAAGTCAGAGACAAAGACTTTCTAAGTATTGCCGAAACCTGCAAACTACTAGGAGCAAGTAGAATGACCCTGTACCGTCAAATAAAGAACGGAAAAATACAAGCTGCAAAAATTGGGAGCCGAACCATTATCAAGAGAGAAGAAATCGAAAAACTGTTTCAGGCATGA